The genomic window GAGAAGTGGCTGTAGCTGTCTGAGGGTTCCAGCAACTCCACGTGCCCATCAACCCCAGGATCTGGCTGTCCTACCTGGCACCTCCGGTCCCTGGGGGTCAGGCAGCCCAGGGGTCTGGCTGACAGAGATCCTGCAGCTCCAGATGTCCGGCAACACCAGGGTCTGGCTGTTTCGGGCATCCAGCAGCCCTAGGTGTATGATAGTCTGGGGTCCAACTATCCTGGGGGTCCAGCTGTCCTGGTCATCTGGTATCTCCATGTGTCCAGCAGTCCTGGGTGTCCAACAGCCCCTGGATCATCCAGTTAGGAGCTGCACAGGGACCTGTGGGAACCAGGACAGAGGGGCTCCAGGGCAGCTACTGGTTAACCCACCAGAAGGACACTTCTGGGAACTGGGGGGACATCCTGGGCATCTGCAGGGTCCCACCCCCCTGGCCCAGCAGGGCAGCCTGGTCAGTAAAGCCTCCTCATCCTGTGCCACGGGTACCACGTATTGTGGCAACTATCCCACCAGCAGCATCCTTGGGGCAGATGGAAGGTCTGGTGGTTTGCCCAGTGCAACCCACTGCCTGCCCTCTTCAGCCTAGAGgaaaaaagaggctgaggggagacctcatcactgtctctgactacctgaaaggaggtcataGCAAGGTAGGTGATAGCCTTTTCTTCCAAGTTACAGGTGATAGCACAAGAGGCAACAGCCTTGAGCTGCACTAGGGCAGGTGCAGACACTAGGGAAAATTTGTTCACCAAAAGGATTCCcaggcactagcagaggctgcccagggaggtggtggggtctccatacctggaggtgtttaaaagacaggtggacaaggtgctcaggggtgGCTGAGTAGCagacaggtgtggttggactcaatgatctcaaaggtcctttccTACCAAAAAAcgctgtgattctatgattctaagacctGAGCTTTCAAACGGGCTTGTGATGATGGGGTagcccccttttttccccttctataGCCCCCAGGCCCCTTCCACATGTTGGGAAGCAGCATCCATTGCCAGGCTTTCCATACCTCCACCTTCCAGTCCACCAGTTACCCTGGAGGGTGCCCAGAAACCCACAGGTGGCCCTGTTCAGCCCCCCCCAAGGCAGAAATGCCAGGACCCTGGTGACCTGGCAGCACCAACACGTGAGGAGTTCCCTCAGGATGAGTCTCAGCCCTGGGCTGAGCTCTGCACCCCATTCTGTCCAGGAAAACAGCCTGGGAGGTGGATTTAACTCCAAAGCTAGACAGGAATCCAGGCTTGGTGGTTGCATCCCCTGGCAGCTGTGCCCACCTGGAGATTTAGACTCACTCAGCTGCTTCCATGACTGGGATTCCCTCCTTCTTTACTCTCTCCCTCATCTCTCCACTGGGCTAAGTGTTGCTGGTGCTCCTCGGTCCCGCTCCTGCTGAACCAGGGCAGGCTCCCGCTGCCAaaccttctccagctttcctggagcccctttcagtgctgggagctgctctaaggcACCAGgtagagcagagggacagaatcccctccctggctctgctggctccagtgctttgggtgcagcccaggagggGGTTGgtgagaaaaatcagagaaaaaaaaaaaaggcaacccACTATTGTAGCATTCcgaaacacaaaaataaagaaaaatatgttgttttGTTAATGGCTCAGCCCCCCTGCAGCATTTCAAGCCAGCAGGACTGCACAGACAGGCAGCTGTACAGCATGAGGCTCTCGTCACCATcctgcagggatgcagccagGCTCTGCTCCTTGGAAGAACCCCCTGCTCACGTGTGTGCTCGTGGTGTTTGAGCACAAGGCTCCCAATACGATTGCTGCGAGGATATGGGCTCTTTCTCCTTGCAACTCCCCCTGCTGCTGTAGCCAGGATCCATGGAAGCGAGCAGGCTGCAGCACCAGCGACCAGCACAGCCACCACTGTTTCGTGCCTCTTCTTCcttggagaagagcagaaagcagcttccagcagcaaGAGCTAAAACTGAGCAGCGTGAGGAAAGCCTGGGGTGCAGAAAAGGTTGGGTCAGTGCTcccaaaaataaaaggaagggtTGTGGGTTTTCGACTGAGCAGGGGTAAAAGTTGCTACGAATCATAGAACGCTGtgggttgaaagggactttTAGAGGTTAtacagttccactccctgccatgggcagggacacctcccactccatcaggttgctccaagccccatccaacctggccttgaacacctccagggatggggcagccacccctgctctgggcaacctgggccattGACTCCCCCCACCAACACATTtctaagacctcatctcaatttcccctcctttagtttaaaaccattactccttgtcctgccAAAACAGACTTTGCTCTCAAGCCTagccccagctttcctggagccccttccagtactggaagctgctctaaggtctccctgcagccttctctcctccagcctgagcaaccccaactctctcagcctgtcctcgtacaggaggtgcttcagcccttggatcatctgtgtggcctcctctggattcgcTCCAACAGCTTCGTGCCCTTCCTGATTTCAGAGGTGGACGCAGGGCTCTGGGTATCACAAACACGAGAATCTGGGGGCTTCAAGGGCATTCAGTGCCTTGGGTAGCGAGGAGGTGGCACCCTGCACCCTGACTCCATCCACAACTCCTGCAAACAGCAGCTCCCAACCCCAGAGATGCTGCAGTTCGGCTCTGGCTCCTTTTGTCCAGCATGCAGCTGGAGGGGGCCGAGAAGGCACTAAACCTCATTTCAAACCCAGGGAACAAGCAGCTGCCCAATAACTGCAAGAGAGAGACAAGAGCAAGAACAGCTACGATTTAATCATTACCATTCTCTGCAAATCCAGTGTACAGCAGAGCCGAGCTGTGCTctggctcccagtgctcctacGTGGCCACCACCCCTGCTCACAGCACAGCCCAGAGCTGGGAACACAGGCAGGGCAGGACCAGTGCCCCCTTGCCCCACTGGACATGAACCTTGTGAGCACAGGGATGGAGAACCTCACCTCAGGCAGCTTTGGCTCGTGGTGGGACAGAGGAGAGCCTGGTCCAGCCCGGCTCTGGTCTGTGCAAGCTGGTGAGCAGCCAGGGACTCATCCTGCCCAGTGACCTGCACAGGTCGCTGTGACCTCTGTCTCCGTGGGGGTGGAAGACCAAACAaacccacagccccagcagagGCTGGAAGAGCTTCTGGCTGAAGCCAAGCTTGTCCCCTAGCTACCCAACCCACTCCAGACCTGACCCCATGGCGTGATGTAAACAGCCACATCTCCCATCGCAAACCCACAAGGGGAAAATGCTCGGAGAGCCTTCACGGAGGTGaggggggcagcaggggagcCCCAGCATCTCCCCCAAAACCAGCTCAGGAGCCCTTGGGACAGCAAAAGGACAGCCCAGAGGTTGGACAGCCCTCCAGAAGGGACCTCCAGGAGGTGTGTGTGGTTCAGACAGCAGCGAGGACACCTCCTGTCCCAGCACAGAGGGTGTCGGGGGAGAAACTGCAGCAGGATGGGACAGGAGGGATGGCAACAGCGGTGACAGGCTAAGGCACCAGAGAGAGCCCGGGCTGGGCACCGTGGCTGCCTCCTCAGGGGTTGGGGCTGAAGAGGCTGCCGTCCAGGAGCCGTCGCTTCACCTCCTGCCACAGCAGGTCCCGCTCCCGGTTCGCTCGCTGCATGAAGCCCCGGTTCTCCTGCGCCCGGCGTGACAGGTACGGCAGCACCTCGTTCACCGGCCCGTACGGCACATACTTGTACACTGGGAAACCAGCCTGGCCTGCAGAGAGATGGAACACGGGATTGGAAGGGGGCAAAGAAgtagaagggaggaaaaaaaaatgggggacAAAAAccagaagggaggaaaaaaaaaatgggggacAAAAAccagaagggaggaaaaaaggggacAGAAACCAGaaggaacaaaaaggaaaggaagaagagagaaggggaaaaagggggaaaaaaaaaaaatgaagtgggGTAAAaagtgaagagagaaaaaaagggtggaaaagcagaaggaatgaTAAACAGGAGCAAAAACTAGCAGTGAGATAAAaaggggtgggaggggaaacagcagagaggaggaaaaaaagagggaaaagcagaggaggaaaaaaaaaacccatgggAAAAttgagggaaaatgaaaaataaagggggaaaaaaaggcccCCACCTCCCTTGCCCCCAAGGCTGTGCCCATGGGGCTGTGGTTGAGGAGGGGAAGCCTGGGAGCGagcagggcagcagggctgggtccCTGCCCTGGCTCAGCGTGGGGAGCTTGGAAACGGAGCCGGCCGAGGTCACCGGGAGCCCTGGGAACGtcagcagccagggctgggccAATTCAGGAAGCGTTCGACCAGAAACATCGAGTTCACACATTTTTCCAGCAtgagcagaggagctgcagccaaaGCCTGCGTGAGGGGAACTCCAGGATGAAGCAGCATCCTTGCTGGACAAGGACCTCATCTGCCTCCCactgctccaggtgaggtctcaccagagcagaacttcatccctggccctgctggccccactgctctggatacAGCcaaggacatggttggtttcagGGCTGTAAGCACTCGTTGCTGgttcatgtggagcttctcatcctccagcaccccaagcccctttcttcagggctgctctcaatccattctctgcccaggctgtatttgtgtttgggaTTGCAGGACACTTCTCGTAGTCCAAAGCAGGTTTCTCCCTGTCCACCCACCACAGTCTTATGAGACCTCTGGGAACCAGATGTGATTCTCCACTTACATCCTCATTTACATCCTCCCCAAACAAcacagctggggaagaggcaaCCAGGCCTGATCCTCATCCATTCCCACTCTCCAACAGCCCTGACTTCACAAGGGTGGACGCATAGCCCAGCTCCATCTGTCCTTCAGACCCCACAACAGCTCCTCCAGGAGACCTCAGGGGTCAAGGTGGGGCAAGGAGAGTGTCTGCCAATTCTTAAGGGTCTCAGCACTCACCTAGGGGGAAGGTGATCTGGTCACACATGCCCAGCAACTGCCCAAAGCACACCTTCTTCTCTGAGGGATGGATCCCAAGCTCCATCATCCTGCAAGCCAAGCCTCACATTAGGGAAGAGTAGAGACTGCAGTGCAGCGTGTCCCACCAGAGGATCATCTCCAAGTACAAGAACCACATCCCAGGTGGATGCTGAGATGCAAGAACTTGAAgggtttcttttcaaaacagccTCTAGGCTGGGCCATGGGGCCAGCTGTGCACTCGCTGTGGGCTACTGCACCACTGCTGAGGGCTACCATGCTTGCATCCCAGCTCCAAGCTCCAACCAAAGCCCTGAGCAGCAGACGGGAGCTGGGATCCCACTGGGTGAGCACAGAGACCTGATGACCCACAGCACATCTTGCTACAGCTCTGCTGGGCCCATAGTCCTCAGTCCCTGCCATGTGGCCTCTCCAACACTCACCTGCGCAGGGTGAACTTCACCGTGTCCTCATTGTGAGATGCCACCATCACACTGGCTTTCCGGTGGTGCTTGATTTCTTCCAGGATATAATCCAGGCACCTGTAGGATAGTATGGGGCTGCATGGTGAGGCCACTCAAGCCCTACGCAGAAGGGCAGGAGAGAGAAACGTGGCTGGGACAGCCCCTACCTGTGATACATCTCATTGGTCTTCTCATAGGTGGGGTTGATGGGATCCTCATAGCCAATCTTGGCTgccctctccctctcctgctccatGTAGGCACCACGGACCAGCTTGGTGCCGAAGTGCCAGCCCTCCCGGCGCGACAGCTCCACATCCACCGTCACGTTGTCGTAAGCCTCCTGGGATCAGATGGAAGAGATGCAACGAAGTCACCACAAAAGTGCCACCTCTGCCCCTGCATCAGACCATCACACAGCCTTGGCTTCAGGAGTGGAGACCTCCCCATCCAGCAGCTCCGGCAGGTCCTTCCTGCCCCACAACCTGCCCGGAGCTCACCTTCAGGTAGCACTGGTAGGTGTTGAAGATGACCGCTCGATCCCTGTTGAAGCGGCGCTGCATCTCCAGGGTGAGGCGGCTGATAGCTGGCTGGAAGTAGCTCTGCTCTGCATCCACCATCAGCCTCACGCCCTTCTCTGTGGCTCTCTGTGAATGATATGCAGGTTGGGTTTGAGAGGCCACCAGCTCCATGTCTTCCCCTCTGTGCTCAGGTCCAggtcccacagccccagcactTCCTCACCTTGGCAAGGACGTCCATTCGCTGCAGCATCCGCTTCAtctgcagatcctcctcctCGGTGAAGCGCGAGAGCAGAGGTTCCAGCTGCCCAGTCTGAAACAAGAGCAGCTTGTGGCTCCCTGCCTGTGGCCAGCCCTGCCCATGGGGACACAAACACCCTGGGGGGACCCCATCTCCAgcgctgcctggagaagagaggctggaaagctgcccagtggaaaaggacctgggggtgccggtcaacagcagctgaacatgagccagcagtgggccaggtggccaagaaagccaatggcatcctggcttggatcagccatggggtggccagcaggagcagggcagggatcaagttttgggcccctcactccaagaaggacaatgaggggctggagcgtatccagagaagagaatggagctggggaagggtctggagcccaggggttcatGGAGCAGCTGATGGACCTGAGGGTGTTTAACTAGGAAGAGGCTGagcatcactctctgcagctcctggaaaggagattgtgatgaggtgggtgctgggctcttctccagtggccatggcacttggggacatggtttagcaggcacggtggggttgggctcgtggttggactggataagcttggaggtcttttccaacctgagtgattctatgatcccagctccccagcatAGCACAGGGTGACACACGGTGGATCACAGCATGGCCTGGCTCTGGCACCACAGCCACCAGTGAGCTCCtgggcagggatgcagcagacccaccccctgctcccccagcctcccagggcccctgcagggctgctctgggtGTAGTGTAGATGGGTACCCACCTTGATGTTGGGGACAAGCAGCAGCTTGGAAATCTTGGTGCGGCTGTCGATCAGGCTGTTCCAGTCCAGCAGGTCCACAGTGCTGGGAGCACAGAGACAAGTCCCATACTAGTGTCTTGCTGAGGCAGAGGGgtctccaccagctcccagtCCCCACCAGCAAGCAGGGGGCACAGCATTTGCCACCCTGACCTATCTTGTCACCTCCACCCAAATCTCCTCTGTGCTTGGTTGCTGTGCTGAACCAATGCTGGGTTTTGGAGACCTCCTCTTGCTGCCCCCACTGTCCCAGAACAAGGACAAGGTCCCCCACAATCCCGAGGCCACAGGCAGCTTACCCGCTCACACCCAGGTTCTCACCAGTGAACCAGTGCTGACTCTCTGCCTTGGTCGCGATGCCGAGGTTGGCCAGGGCCTCCTGCCACCAAAAGAAGCATCAATGTCAAGGGGCTACAGGGGGTCTTGCAGCTCCAGGTTCAAAGATGTCACACATCGGGGCTGCTCCGGGACCTCCACGGCCACCAGCCACCTCCAGCAGCACATCCCTAGCAGCACAGCATCCTCACCTGCAGCTTCTCTGCCTCCAGCTTCATCTCCAGTGCTGCCCGCCCAGCCTggccctgctctgctgccatTTGGTGGAAGAACCTCCTCCACTTCACCAGCACCTCTGAGAACTGCAGCTGCGGGGACAGAGGTGGAGGTAAGACAGCCTGGATGGAGCCCAGCCGCCTTGGAGACTCCTATCATGCCAGAGCTTTGCAGGATCAGACCCAGCCTGGAGCAAACCCTGGCAGGGGACCTCGCCCACAGGGACCTCTAAATTTTTGAGCTCTTCAGGTGTCCCCCAAAGTTGAGACAGCATCTCCAGGGTGGCATCAGCCTGTTGCTGTCCACTTCTCTCTGCCACTGCAGTAAGGCTGGCACCCCAAAGTGCCTGCTGCCCCAGATCacaaaataaccaggttggaaaagacccatcggatcgttgagtccaaccgtacatCACCAGTGGCCCTGGCTCTGCCCTGGTACTCACCAGAAACTGAGGTCTGCCCAACGCCGTCAGCTTGATGGCTGAGAAGCCTTCCACTGAGCTGCCACCTGGAGGGAGCCACAAAGACAGAGCTGACAGGTTCTCTTGGGCAGAAGGGAGGCCCCTGAGATACAGTGGTGAGCTGTGGGTTCCCTGCAGTCCCCAGGAACAGCGAGGCTGCTCAGGAAGGAGCATTTACCTGAAGCATCGATGCAGCGGAGGAAGGTCTCCATGTGCTGGTCACACTTGGCCTCATCTGCGTAGAAATAAGTGCGGGCGCCAATGACCCCACCGCGGCGATCCCCAAATCCTGGATGGGCTCGGAATTGCTTCTCCCTTTGCTCTGCACCTGGGGtggaagaggatggagatgggccACGCAGCCCTGCTGAGCTCCTACCAGCCTCCCCAGGAGCATCTGcaggggaaaggggctccagctTGGACCTCAGGAGAGCCAAGGGCTGCAATGcgccctgcctgctctgctgcctgagTAGGGGCTGAGCctttgcagaggagcagggctggccaAGAACCAAGTTGTTAATCGTCCAGCTCATGGTTTGAGGCTGTGGGAGCTGGTTCCTTCCCCCATGCCAGGCCCGCAGTGCCCAGATCAACTGGACCTTCAGGCTATCTCCTGTCAGCAGGAGAGGCTGGGTCACTCACCTCCCATCTCCTTCTCGGCTGCAGAGGTGCAGGAGCTAAGAAGAGAAACAGGGAAGGTAAGGGCCAGGTCAGCAACCACCCACAACGCCGCGCTGGTGCTCAGGGCAGCGTTGAGGCTCCCCCAGCCTGGCTTTGGACCCTGCTCTTCCCTCACCAACCCATGGATCAAATGCTGCTCAGCGCAAGCTCCGCCGGCAGGTGAGATGCCCCAAACCGCAGAAGGAGTTTCAACATCCAGGGAAGTTTTAGCTGGAGGTCCTGAGGCAGCCCAGGGATGATGCGCTGTCCCAGGGTCCAGAGCAGCTCTCAAACAGCCCACCCCACAGCAAGGACAAGCCCTGGTGGGGCTGCGTGGTCTGTCTCCAGCCACGCTAGCCTATGGTCCTCACTGTGGTGACACCAAACCTCAACCCAATGCCTCCCCACTTCACAGGCATCAGCAGCCAGACCATGATGCAAGGAAATCCTCCAAACCCAGGGCGCAATGAGCAGTAGGATGCTCTGCTGCCACCTCACGTTCCTCTGCGCCCTGGTATCAGCCAGCAGCTTACAAGCAAGGTCTCAGCTTCCACTCACGCTGACCTCAGATGTAATTCCAAGCCTGAGCTCTTTGCCACAGAGAAGACAAGAGCTCTGACAGCCCAGGTGGACACAGGCCAAGTCATGAGACCTTcctcaagctccagcagctAAGCCTTCCCGCTGACACCCTAAACCCAGCCTGCAGAGCTTAGGTCTCGCCCAGGAACGCTACCAGCCCCTGGAGAGCAGGCTGAGTGACAGCAGAGCCATCTCCTCCAGGAGACCTCTGCTGTGGAGGCACTGTCCCCAAACTGGCCTTGCTCAACAGCGGGGAAGCGCTCTGCCAGCCACGCAGCAAAGCCACCCGCCTAGAGCCAGAGGACTTGCACAAGAGAGCAGAGAAGCACGCAGCATGGGCCCAGAATATGCTCTCCCACATGGAAACCCTGTGACAGGGATTAGGGGCTGCTGGAAGCATAAACAAGTGGAGACAAgcccttccctcctgctccctggggCCAGGaacagctctgctttgctcAAAGTGCAGCGAAGCCTGGCGTGAACCAGGGCATCCGGAGCTCCCGGGGAGCAGAGGCACCAGAGCTGCCACAGGCTCTGCTCTGATTGTGTGAGTACAGGAGGTCACAaagcagtttgggttggaagggaccacaaaacccatccagttccacctccctgcatcagggtgatcaaagccccatccaacttggccttgaacacctccagggatggggcagccaccactgctctgggcagcctgggccagggcctccccaacctcacAGGAAACCATTTCTGCCGAAGatcttatctcaatctcccctcttgcagctgaaaaccattcccatcatcctatccctgcactccctcatcaagagcccctccccagctttcctggagcccctttcagtactagaagctgctctaaggtctccccacagccttctcttctccaggctgaacaacctcaactcccccagcctgtcctcagtcAAGAAGCTTTCTGCTCCTGACTACAGgtaaagggaaggaagggagagactTCATACACCAGGGCTGGGATGCAATAACAAAGCCTACAGCAGAtagaaggtctccttggagcagGCACCACAGGCTCCagctggacacactgctgggaCTCTGCAGACATGAGGAGAGACGTGTCCTGTGTGCAGCTCTGAACCCTGGCACACACCTCACACCTGATCCCCAAGACACTGGAGACAaagggctgggagcagagctgcctccGAGCTACCCAGAGTGAATGCACGAAACCAAGGAGCAAACAGCACCCTTGAGTTTGAAGTGTTTTGAGTTCCTCAGGACAATCACACCCTCTTcagcagcattcctgctgcATGACAGCAGCAAGCCCTTCTCCCCGAGGGGGGCATTCAAAGCAGTGCCATGGTGCTCGCTTTATTGTTCTGCACCAAGACAAATAAATGAGGCtccttccagctgaaaaaataCTTCTCAGGGGGTATCATCTTCTTTCTCTACAACATCTTGGCCAGCAAAGCCATTCCTACACCAACCAAGTGCCACTTAACCCAGCTTACACCTGGCCACTCCTTCTGTGGACCGAAAGCAGAGCTCCCAGAGGAGGACATATCTCCAGGCATTGCCTGTGACCACAAAAGAGCCACCTGCAAGGCTCATTTGGGACTTGGGAGCTCACACTCATGCCCAGCACACGCAAACCAGGCCCTCCAAGGGCTGCAAAGCAGGTTATGATGACTGGATGCTGCCTGCTGGCTTGCTGGGAAGGGCAATCCCACTGACACAGCAGACTTGGGCATTCAGGAAGTTTTTGCTGAGGCTCAAATAAGCAGTCtcagaagaaacacaaaggTCGTCTTGTCAGAAATCAGGAGGCAATAATCCATTCTGCCCTGGAGGTTACCATGAGGGCGTCAGGAGCTTTGCTTGCAGCAGTGTATGAATCTGGCAGAGGGAGAAGTTGCCACTGAATTACCATATCCAAGAGAAAACTCACATGGTCACATGAAGCCCAAACTTGTAGCTGCGGGTGTTGTTTAAAATCCTGCAGGCAGGAATAAAGCAAAGCTTTTGCTAGAAGAGAGTCTTCCAAGCCTGCCCCATGCATGAATTGCCACACGCACCAACCCAGTGCTGGGACCACCGCAAGATCTCCTCGTGCAACTTCAAGCAAAACAGAAGCCACCTCATGTCCCCAGGGACCGCGGCACATGCAGGTAGAACCCTGGGCATGGgtggcagcagcactgggagcaggaggagaaggggaggaggcaGCTCGGGGAGGCTGACTGGCCGGGCTGGATCATAATCCCACACCAAGACAGATATCAGGTGTCCACACAAGGAATCTCTAGGGGAAGCGAGGTCCATGTGCTGTGTGGCAGAGCCCAGGGGCAGGATTGTCCTTCCTCTTGTTAGCACAACCCACCCCAGCTCCTGGCTTGGGATGCCCATGCGAAGCAAAGGCCCCAAGGCTGCCAGGGGACCACGACCTCTTCTGCTGATGGGGGAGCTCCTCTTTCACACCTCAGGGAGAGGAAGCCTCTCCACACCCCACATGGGGCTGCACCCATCCCGAAGTCCCATGTGGAGCAACACccaggctgctctgcctgcaggacAGCCTTCTCC from Phaenicophaeus curvirostris isolate KB17595 chromosome 17, BPBGC_Pcur_1.0, whole genome shotgun sequence includes these protein-coding regions:
- the PRODH gene encoding proline dehydrogenase 1, mitochondrial, yielding MAPPPAARALRGAAAAARMVAPRRPRSAPAAPGRAARPRGPPPAVDFGDPRQAFRSKSSAELLRGLLVLGLCAVEPLVQHNRELLQLCQRVLGQTLFERLMKMTFYGQFVAGEDQEAIKPLIRRNQAFGVGAVLDYSVEEDLSAAEAERKELDSCTSAAEKEMGGAEQREKQFRAHPGFGDRRGGVIGARTYFYADEAKCDQHMETFLRCIDASGGSSVEGFSAIKLTALGRPQFLLQFSEVLVKWRRFFHQMAAEQGQAGRAALEMKLEAEKLQEALANLGIATKAESQHWFTGENLGVSGTVDLLDWNSLIDSRTKISKLLLVPNIKTGQLEPLLSRFTEEEDLQMKRMLQRMDVLAKRATEKGVRLMVDAEQSYFQPAISRLTLEMQRRFNRDRAVIFNTYQCYLKEAYDNVTVDVELSRREGWHFGTKLVRGAYMEQERERAAKIGYEDPINPTYEKTNEMYHRCLDYILEEIKHHRKASVMVASHNEDTVKFTLRRMMELGIHPSEKKVCFGQLLGMCDQITFPLGQAGFPVYKYVPYGPVNEVLPYLSRRAQENRGFMQRANRERDLLWQEVKRRLLDGSLFSPNP